The DNA segment ATCGACGAGTAGGATTACATCTGCCCTTGAATTCGTTCCTTCACGCTTAAGTCTTTCTATTAGTGTCATGCCATCGGCCTCAATTAGTCTAACCTTAATCTTGGTAAGTTTATTAAATGCTTTGAAAGCTTGGCGGTCCGTATTGTAGTAACGTCCTGAGTAAACTAAAACTTCTCTCGCAGTATTAGGAATTTGGATCGCCATTAGCAGAGTTATTGCAAGAGCAGGAAGTAACAACGCCTGATTTCACCTGGGGTTCCTTTTCCACTCTACTAGCTCTCCTTTTCCCACCAGTTTATTTTTACTCATTTAGATGTATTAAATACTACATAAGTTGCTTCGGTCTGTCTTTTTTCCTAACTTTTCGTTTTTATGGATTATTTGACATCCGAACTCTTTACTTGTCAAGAAATCAGCCGTCTCTATTGTGACCTTATGGCAGATAATTTACCCTGGCTTGATGGTCGACTTACTGCTGGAGATCATGCAGCTCGCGTTAAAACTAATCGTCAACTCGATCCTACCTCACCCTTAGCCATTTCTATTATTAAGATCGTCACAAATAAGATAATTTCTAACTCTCTTTTGAAGAGTTACGCACTCATTTATAAAGTACATAGTATTTTGCTGTCTCGTAGTGAAATTGGTGATGGGTATGGTTGGCATGTAGATAATCCATTTTCGAAGTATGGTCGTCGTGATATCTCTTTTACTCTCTTCTTAAGTAATCCTAGTGAGTATGATGGAGGCGAACTTGTTTTTCAATCAATTCAAACTACAAATAGTATTCGTTTATCAGCGGGTCACATTATTCTCTATCCTAGCTCGTTACTGCATTGTGTTCAACCCATCTTAGGTGGTATTCGACTTGTTTGTGTTGGTTGGATTGAGAGTTACGTTCAATCTTCAGAAGATCGTTCCCTCCTCTTTAATTTAGAAGCTGGCGCTAAGGGTTTGCTTGCTCGACACGGTCGTTCTGATGAATTAGATCTAATTTTTCAATCTTATGCAAATGCTGTTAGACGCTTTTCTAGTTAAATATACTTTTTGTTGCTGTCGCCCATCGAAATATATGATACTAGTATTTATTTTTCAATTTTTATTCTAGGATAGGCTTTGATTTTTTAGAAATGCCTAGAGTCTCAGCAGTTACCATTTTCTTGGCTGCTACATCTCTTTTAGTTGCTTCTGCATCGTCTAATACAGTCCATGGTCAAGAGGTTAGTAATCTAGAAGAATGGTCCACTGATCAAACTGTTAATGATAATCAGGAAAATGAGTTGGATAATAATAATAAAGAAAAAAATAGGTTATCTGAACATGAGAGCATATGTGTACCTATCGGCGAAGGTGAAAATTGTTGGTAACTTCATATTTATTTAGATTTTTAGTTCTAATTAATAACTTAAAATGCTTAGTAAAAACAATTTTTTTACTTTCAATTTTCCTTCTCTAAAGTTGTGGTGATTTTTGTGATCCGTATAAATTTAATTATTCCTCTAAAGATAAGACTATTTGTAGGCGCTTATTATTTATGATCTTGTTTGTCAAAAGAATATCTAGCAGATATCCTTTTGACCTCTGTAAACTAACTAGCAGTAATCAGAATCGAAATCTAGTTTTTATAAGGCCACCAAATTTATCCTGACCGTTAACTTGTACATCACCGTAGGCATTGTAAACCCAAAATACCGCAGGAGTGATTTTGATGTTATCACTCACCTGAAAATCGTAATAACCTTCGACAGCAAAGTTGGCTTCATTACCAGTGTCTTTATTTTTGACACTGGTGGCATAACCGGAGTAAGAACCAAAACCAATACCCAACTTGTTGCCGTTCATGAAAGCATCTTTCCAGTTTAAACCTATCATCCAACCTTTGAGAGTTTCAGAGTTACCATCGTACTCACTTTCGGCATAACCAAAGTCAACACCTGCACTGATCGTGGGAGTAACATCTGACTCAGTTGGTTGCCAATAACCACGCAAGCCAACAGCGTGCATCGGATGGCTGAGGTTTCTTGCTAGGGGCGTGGAATAGCCCATTGCAGTTGCGACCTTGCTTTTAGTTGTAATACACCTGCCTTCGGTATTGCTTTCTATGCAAAGTTGACCTGCATTCTTCAAAGAATATAATGCTGAGATATGCCACTGACGATTACCATAGCCTATTTGGCTCAGAAAATATGCATCGGTATCCTCACCAAACATTCCCTTCTTAGAGTTGCTTTTAGCTCCGCTCGTAACATAGTTAGCAGCAATATTTAATGCTCTTTTGCCTGGATCGACATTTTGGCGCCATTGTAGGCCAAAACCCTGACCTGTATTGCTACCTAAGGCTATTCCATAACCACCAAGCTTAAAAGCTTTGAGGATGGGCTTGTAACGAGTAGGCGTTTCAATCATGTAGTAATTCTCAATCAAGCTGCCAACAGTGGCAGTGAGCTGAGAGCCGATTGGGAAGATGTACCAGAACTTGTCAACCTTCAGC comes from the Synechococcus sp. M16CYN genome and includes:
- a CDS encoding Fe2+-dependent dioxygenase; amino-acid sequence: MDYLTSELFTCQEISRLYCDLMADNLPWLDGRLTAGDHAARVKTNRQLDPTSPLAISIIKIVTNKIISNSLLKSYALIYKVHSILLSRSEIGDGYGWHVDNPFSKYGRRDISFTLFLSNPSEYDGGELVFQSIQTTNSIRLSAGHIILYPSSLLHCVQPILGGIRLVCVGWIESYVQSSEDRSLLFNLEAGAKGLLARHGRSDELDLIFQSYANAVRRFSS
- a CDS encoding iron uptake porin; translation: MRNSQVKLFQQILAAPATLGLLVSGVNAAEININGVSDYAADSSTNSLNQVASVTQFSDVYPTDWAYQALNNLVERYGCVAGYPNGAFRGNRVMTRYEAAALLNSCLDRTTEVTDELRRLLNEFETELAIVRGRADGLEARVGELEATQFSTTTKLQGQADLFLGAVTYDNRQECNKKNSNCNSNGSNLSYRYTLNLSTSFSGKDHLYARLRTGNMDNVWTQKDSYLADAKLGDNTLKVDKFWYIFPIGSQLTATVGSLIENYYMIETPTRYKPILKAFKLGGYGIALGSNTGQGFGLQWRQNVDPGKRALNIAANYVTSGAKSNSKKGMFGEDTDAYFLSQIGYGNRQWHISALYSLKNAGQLCIESNTEGRCITTKSKVATAMGYSTPLARNLSHPMHAVGLRGYWQPTESDVTPTISAGVDFGYAESEYDGNSETLKGWMIGLNWKDAFMNGNKLGIGFGSYSGYATSVKNKDTGNEANFAVEGYYDFQVSDNIKITPAVFWVYNAYGDVQVNGQDKFGGLIKTRFRF